The window ATTTAAGTGTGATTCCATTTACGGTTCCGCATAGGGATGAATATTCGGAAACGGTGGGCTTTAAAATCATCGGCCCCAACAAATCTGTCTTGTTTATTCCCGATATTGACAAGTGGTCCAAATGGGAAAAGGACATATTGAATGAAATCAAAGCTGTAGATCTGGCATTTCTGGATGCTACCTTTTTTGATGGCCCAGAAATCAATTCGAGAAACATTGCAGAAATCCCGCATCCCTTTGTCGTGGAAAGTATGGAATTGCTAAAGGATTTGCCCCAAGTGGAGAAATCCAAGGTATACTTTATACATTTTAACCATACCAACGCACTTTTGGACACCACTAGTCCAGCTTATAAAAAAGTAATTGACTCTGGTTTCAACATGGCCACTTTTGGCTCAAGATTTAAACTGTAACCCAACAACATAAAAACCCCGGCCAAGGCCAGGGTTTTTTCGCACTAATACTACTAAGATGTTAGGTTCAACGTAAGCGATCCACAGATTTTACAAGATCTTCATCCTTTTTGATAGCCCTGTTGGCCAGGACCAGAAAAACGATAGAAAATACAGGAATCAGCATCCCAATACCCTTCTCAGAAACCACAGTTTCTCCGGATAAGCTTAGCGATCGATAAACGAAAAATCCTAGTAAAAAAAGGTTCAATATCATATTCAATCTGTTTACCACAAATTGATTTTGTCTTTTCTTGTACATCACAATCGACACAACGGCCAAAACGGTCACTATGTAAAAAACAAGGCTCACCAGCACTTCGTCTTGGGCAAACACCTCTTTTCCGCCAACTTCCACCCATAAATTCAAAAAGAACGGCAGTATGCCCGAAACAAGGCCTACTATGAGCAAATATAACGTCTGGATTCGTTGAATCATTGCAAAATTTGATTTCCAATGGCAAAAATAGGCGTCTTTTTGAGAAATGAGGGCTTATTCTTGAAAAATAATTTGTATTATTGTGCAGTTATTAGCAAGCACCTACCAAGAAATTCTTTTCTCCAGTAGCATCCAAAATAACCCTTACTTCATATTAAGAATCACACAAGTTTAACTTATTTCTTTACTTAATGTTCGAGATTTCAGATCTAAAAGCTAAAAAGCTTCCTGAGTTGCAAGAGATTGCAAAAGAACTCAATGTTCCCAAATTCAAAACCTTGAAAAAACTGGACCTGGTATACCAAATATTGGATGTGCAGGCCTCCAACCCAAAAGCCGTGGCAGAAACCGTAGCCACAACAACTGCGGACGACAAACCAGAGCCAAAACAAAAAAGAGCCAGGACCCCTCGTCCGAAAAAGACCGAGGCAAATGACAACAAAGGGGATGCGCCCGAAAAAGCTCCACAGAAAAGAGAGCCTCGAAACAAAAAGGATGATTCCAAAGGGCAAAGTCCGCAACAAAAAAAGGACAACAAACCCCAGAACAACAATAATAACAACTCCCAGAAGAACCAAAGCAACAGGAGAAGCAACAATAACAACCAACAAAATAAGGGCCACCACGACAAAAAGAACAGCAATTTTGACAAGGACCTGAAAAATAGGTATAAAGAGCCTGAGTTCGAATTTGACAGCATTATCGAAAGTGAAGGTGTACTGGACATTATGCAGGATGGGTACGGATTCCTAAGGTCTTCCGATTACAATTACCTTTCTTCTCCCGACGATATTTACGTTTCCCAATCACAAATACGATTGTTCGGACTAAAATCCGGCGACACCATTTTGGGGAACATCCGCCCTCCCAAGGAAGGGGAAAAATATTTTCCATTGATCAAGGTGAACAAAATCAATGGCCTAGATCCCCAAGTAGTGAGGGACAGGGTAGCATTTGAGCACCTTACGCCATTGTTTCCTAAGGAAAAGTTCAAATTGGCGGAAAAACAGAGTACGATTTCAACCAGAATCATGGATTTGTTCTCCCCTATTGGAAAAGGACAAAGGGGAATGATCGTTTCCCAGCCCAAAACGGGTAAGACCATGTTGTTGAAGGATATTGCCAACGCTATTGCCGCTAACCATCCAGAGGTATATCAAATCATCCTATTGATTGATGAACGCCCAGAAGAGGTTACCGATATGCAACGTAACGTGCGTGGCGAGGTGGTAGCTTCTACTTTTGACAAAGAGGCCACCGAACACGTTAGGGTTGCCAACATTGTTTTGGACAAAGCGAAAAGATTGGTGGAATGCGGTCACGATGTAGTAATCCTTTTGGATTCCATCACCCGTTTGGCGAGAGCCTACAACACCGTGCAGCCAGCTTCTGGTAAGGTTTTGAGTGGTGGTGTGGATGCCAATGCACTGCATAAACCCAAACGTTTCTTTGGAGCTGCCCGTAATATCGAAAATGGAGGTTCACTATCCATTATTGCTACGGCATTGACAGAGACCGGTTCCAAAATGGACGAAGTTATTTTTGAAGAATTCAAGGGTACAGGTAATATGGAACTTCAATTGGATAGAAGAATTTCCAACCGAAGGATTTTCCCTGCCATCGACCTTATTTCTTCATCAACACGAAGGGACGACCTTCTGTTGGACGAAAATACGATTCAACGTATGTGGATCTTGCGCAAGTATCTTGCCGACATGAACCCAATTGAAGCCATGGAGTTTATGGAGCAGCGCATAAAGCAAACCAAGAACAACGAGGAGTTTTTGCTCACCATGAACGAGTAAAAATCGTTCCATAACAACTAAAAATCATAGACCCTTCAATTTGCTTTGAAGGGTTTTTTGTTGAGTCAATTTATAGAAAAGGCATATCTTTATTTCGGTTTCCTCAAAACTGAACTTAAAACACTTTACTATGAATCACAACAAAAAGGCCTTGCTCGCTATTTTTGGCGCATCATTGCTATTCATCGGGTCCTGTCAACAAGGTCCAAAAAAGGATGAGCCTACCGAACCGACACCTGAAAAAGTATCGCCTCCAGAGGGCATCATATCCCTGGAAGAATCCAAATCCCTTTACGACAATTATACCCGGAACAGGGTGGCTATGATCGAACAATTTGAAACGGAGCAAAATCCGGACGAAAAGTTTATTCCCGCCCGTTTCACCGCTTTCACCTATGCCGACATGAAACAATACATGGCCTATGTGGAGCAGGAAGCTGAAGCTGCCGGCGTTGAAGTAGCTTCGCTACGCTTGTATTTTGCCAATTATCCCAACAAGCCCGATTTTCCCGATGGAAAAAAGGTCGTACATCCGAGACAAAATTCCATTTTTATAGTACCTACCACTATGATGGATGGCAAGGAATATGGCTTTTACATTGCTGCGGATGGAAAGGCAAAACCCATTAAAGATGTGGTGGGAAGCCCAGAAGATGGCGGAATGCAAGAAGCCAACACTTCCAAGGCAAGTATGGTGCCCGCTCTTTTTCAAAATGGTGACCGAAGCTTGAACCTTAACCATGGAGGTTCTGGACCGCCCCCATACACCGATTTTTAAATAAGGGAACATGCCAACAGAGCTCCTGGATTATCTGACCGAGCACTTCTATGTGCCGCTATACCTCGTAACATGGATAGCGGCCATTGTACGGTACCGAAGGTATTTCGACACCCCGTTGAAATACTTCCCGATGATTATCATTTACACTTTTTTTACAGAGCTCTTAGGCGTGCTCATCAAGTACAACAACAATTTCCAATTTTTCTCAGATGGAAGGTATGCTTGGCACAATGTCATTATTTACAATGTGTACCAGCTTGTCTTCTTTATCTTCTTTTTTGGGGTTTATCAAAAGGTACTTCATAACCAAGGTCTAAAAAAACAGATCGGATATTTAATGGGAATCTGTGGATTGTCATACCTTGTAAATGCCATAGCCTACAATCCATTGCACAATCAAATGACCTATGCACATATCATCGGCTCGGTGATGATGGTCTACATCGTACTTTCCTACTTCAGGGAAAAGCAGTTGGAGCAGTTGCCTCAGCCCTTAAAATATAATTTAATGTTTTGGGTCAGCACAGGTATTCTCGTTTTTTATTCACTTTTCCCGATCATTTCCACTATTTATCTTTTGGACCTCAACATTGGGGTTCAGGTATACTTTAGACCCTTGTTACTTACCGCCATAGCCCTAATGTACCTAATTATCATATTTGGGCTAATGATAGGCAAAAGAAAGGCTTTTCGATAAGCATAATGATACAAGTTCCAAAAGAAAGCCTCCCTCGTGGAGGCTTTTTATGTATTTTTACGAACACAGAAAACTACTGACAGCCAATCAGGTAGCCCATACCCATGGAGGAACTATTTAAATTTCTTAGCGAGCAGTACATCATTCCCTTCTACCTGATTGTGTGGCTTGTGGCCATGTCCCGTTACCACACGTATTTTGACACCCCCATGAAGTATTACCCCATGTACCTCATGTACACGTTTTTAACAGAATTGTTGGGATATTTCATCAAATTCCATGATGAGTTTCAAGTGGTGAGCGACAGTAATTACGATTGGTACAACGTAATCATCTACAATATTTATTCCGTGATTTCATTTGCGTTTTTCTATTACCTCTATTGGCGCTTGGTAAAGACGGACAAATACAAAAAATGGATCATTGTAGGTGCCGTGACGAGCCTTGGTTCCTACGGACTAAGCCTTTTCTTTCAAGATCCGTTTTATTCCAACCTCTATTACGCAGATCTCGTGGCGTCCATGATACTTTTATTTGTGATTTGGCTCTATTTTAAAGAAAAAAGGAACGAGACCCATCCTCAACCTATGAAGTATAACCTAATGTTCTGGACCAGTTTGGGACTGGTGGTTTTCCATGTCTTCTTTCCCTATCTCATCCTGATTGGTTACGAGGCACCAAAAATATGGGTACAATATCGTTTACGAAGCATACTATGGGTATTGATACTGTTTATGTACGGCTCCTTTCTAATCGGGGTACTCACTCATAAAAGGAGGGCATTTAGATAATATCACAACAAAAAAAGCGTCCCCATTATGGAGACGCTTGATGCTATTTAAAAAATGATTCAAGATTACATTCCTGCAACCTGGGTCATTAATTTGCTCTTAAGGTTGGCCGCCTTGTTGCTGTGGATGATATTTTTCTTGGCCAATTTATCGATCATGCCAACAACAGTAGGCAACAAAGCTTCAGCAGCTTTCTTGTCTTCTTCGTTACGCAATTTTTTGATGGCATTACGCACGGTTTTGTGCTGATACCTGTTACGCAAACGTACTGCTTCGTTTCTTCTGATTCTCTTTAATGCTGACTTATGGTTTGCCATTGCTTACAATTAATTCTTTCTAAAAACTTTCTTTGTAGCCCGTAGGGGAATCGAACCCCTGTTACCAGGATGAAAACCTGGCGTCCTAACCCCTAGACGAACGGGCCATTATGTCAATATAAGGTTTGAACGTTAAGGCTCAAAATAAGCAAATTTCGCTTAAACCTTCTTTTGTAGCCCGTAGGGGAATCGAACCCCTGTTACCAGGATGAAAACCTGGCGTCCTAACCCCTAGACGAACGGGCCATTATGCTTGCATAATTGCGGATGCAAAAATACAACTATTTTTAAGTCTTGCAACAGTATTTTTTATTTTTTGCAAGCTGCTTAATAGGCTTTGGCAAACAATACCCTCCGAACCGATGGCTTTCCTGTTACCATACACTTGCCTGCATCCTCCGATGCATCCAAGGGAATGCAACGAATCGTAGCTTTGGTGTCCTCCTTAATTTTATCTTCCGTTTCGGCGGTACCGTCCCAATGCGCGGAAACAAATCCACCTTTCTCCTCGATTACCTTTTTGAATTCTTCATAGGAATCCACTTCGGTAATATGTTCTTGTCTGTAGTCCAATGCCTTTTTAAAGATGTTCTCTTGGATTTCATCCATTAAGGCCACAACTTTGTCCACCACCTCATCGGCTTTCACGATCTCCTTGGTCAAAGTGTCCCTTCGTGCCACCTCAAATGTTCCGTTGGCCAAATCGCGCTGACCCACTGCCAATCGGACGGGAACCCCTTTTAATTCGTACTCGTTGAATTTAAAGCCCGGTTTGTGGGTATCGCGAGTATCGTACTTCACCGTAATTCCTCTACTACGAAGTTCCTTTACCAAGGGCTCCACTTTTTCGGAAATCGCGTCCAATTGATCTAGTCCTTTATAAATGGGGACGATCACCACCTGTATCGGCGCCAACTTGGGAGGAAGCACCAAACCATTATCGTCGCTATGGGTCATGACCAAGGCGCCCATCAATCGGGTGGAAACACCCCAAGAAGTGGCCCAAACATAATCTTGGGAACCTTCCTTATTGGCAAATTTCACATCGAATGCCTTGGCAAAGTTCTGCCCCAAAAAGTGGGAAGTACCCGCCTGCAATGCTTTACCGTCCTGCATAAGGGCTTCGATACAATAGGTTTCCTCTGCTCCGGCAAAACGTTCACTTTCGGTTTTGGTTCCCTTGATCACGGGCACGCCCATGTAGTTTTCAACAAACTCGGCATACACGTTCATCATCAATTCAGCTTCTTCCAAAGCTTCCTCACGTGTGGCATGGGCCGTGTGGCCTTCCTGCCATAAAAACTCTGCCGTCCTCAAGAAAAGACGGGTCCGCATTTCCCAACGCACCACATTGGCCCATTGGTTGATTTTCAAGGGTAGATCCCGATAGGATTGAATCCATTTTCGATACGTATCCCAGATAATCGTTTCGGAGGTGGGTCGAACAATAAGCTCCTCTTCCAATTTGGCATCCTCATCCACGACAATACCACTGCCATCTTCCGCATTTTTTAAACGGTAATGGGTAACCACGGCACACTCCTTGGCAAATCCTTCCACATGGCTGGCCTCCTTGCTCAAATAGGATTTAGGTATGAACAGTGGAAAATAGGCGTTCTCGTGGCCCGTTTCCTTGAACATCCTATCCAATTGTCCCTGCATCTTTTCCCAAATGGCATATCCGTAGGGTTTGATAACCATACAACCCCTGACCCCCGAGTTTTCGGCCAAATCCGACTTTACCACCAGTTCGTTATACCATTTGGAATAATCCTCCGCTCTGCTCGTTAAATTTTTACCCATTAATTGAAGTTTGGCACAAAACTTGTGTCTTTAATAGTGAAATGATTGGGTAAAACTAATTATTTTTAGTATGTTCAACAATAAAAATTGCACCATGTTACAGTCTTTACTTCACAATAAATTACGAACCCCCGCCATATTGATGGTTGCCGCCCTTTTTATGGCCTCCTGTGGTTCATATCAGCAGGCTTCCTATTATGATGATGGCATATACACTCCCAATAATCGTGTAGTGAGCGTAGAAAAGAGAAATGCACAAGCCGAAAGGGTGGAGCAGCAGGAAAATAATATCTACGGGGATTATTTTGGTGATAAAGCAAATGAATACGGTGAAATTTTGGACAGTGAGGTTTTTACCGATGTTGACAGTTACTCCAGTCAAACACAAAATGATACCATTCCCTATGGTGAGCAAACCGATTATTTTGCCTACAACAATAACTATAATGGTAATCCCGGTTGGGGGGACAATCCTTCCAATATTTCCATAAATGTTTATGACAACAGCTGGGGCTGGGGTTGGAACGACCCTTGGCTATGGAACGCCGGTTGGGGCTGGAACGCTGGCTGGGGCTGGAACAACCCATGGAGATGGAACCGCTGGGGCTGGGGAGGTCTTGGTTGGGGCTGGAATGCCGGCTGGGGCTGGAACGACCCTTGGTTATGGAACGGCGGCTGGGGCTGGAACGCTGGCTGGGGCTGGGGAGGCCTTGGTTGGGGCTGGAATGCCGGCTGGG is drawn from Flagellimonas sp. MMG031 and contains these coding sequences:
- a CDS encoding DUF4293 domain-containing protein; the encoded protein is MIQRIQTLYLLIVGLVSGILPFFLNLWVEVGGKEVFAQDEVLVSLVFYIVTVLAVVSIVMYKKRQNQFVVNRLNMILNLFLLGFFVYRSLSLSGETVVSEKGIGMLIPVFSIVFLVLANRAIKKDEDLVKSVDRLR
- the rho gene encoding transcription termination factor Rho — its product is MFEISDLKAKKLPELQEIAKELNVPKFKTLKKLDLVYQILDVQASNPKAVAETVATTTADDKPEPKQKRARTPRPKKTEANDNKGDAPEKAPQKREPRNKKDDSKGQSPQQKKDNKPQNNNNNNSQKNQSNRRSNNNNQQNKGHHDKKNSNFDKDLKNRYKEPEFEFDSIIESEGVLDIMQDGYGFLRSSDYNYLSSPDDIYVSQSQIRLFGLKSGDTILGNIRPPKEGEKYFPLIKVNKINGLDPQVVRDRVAFEHLTPLFPKEKFKLAEKQSTISTRIMDLFSPIGKGQRGMIVSQPKTGKTMLLKDIANAIAANHPEVYQIILLIDERPEEVTDMQRNVRGEVVASTFDKEATEHVRVANIVLDKAKRLVECGHDVVILLDSITRLARAYNTVQPASGKVLSGGVDANALHKPKRFFGAARNIENGGSLSIIATALTETGSKMDEVIFEEFKGTGNMELQLDRRISNRRIFPAIDLISSSTRRDDLLLDENTIQRMWILRKYLADMNPIEAMEFMEQRIKQTKNNEEFLLTMNE
- the rpsT gene encoding 30S ribosomal protein S20 → MANHKSALKRIRRNEAVRLRNRYQHKTVRNAIKKLRNEEDKKAAEALLPTVVGMIDKLAKKNIIHSNKAANLKSKLMTQVAGM
- the proS gene encoding proline--tRNA ligase — encoded protein: MGKNLTSRAEDYSKWYNELVVKSDLAENSGVRGCMVIKPYGYAIWEKMQGQLDRMFKETGHENAYFPLFIPKSYLSKEASHVEGFAKECAVVTHYRLKNAEDGSGIVVDEDAKLEEELIVRPTSETIIWDTYRKWIQSYRDLPLKINQWANVVRWEMRTRLFLRTAEFLWQEGHTAHATREEALEEAELMMNVYAEFVENYMGVPVIKGTKTESERFAGAEETYCIEALMQDGKALQAGTSHFLGQNFAKAFDVKFANKEGSQDYVWATSWGVSTRLMGALVMTHSDDNGLVLPPKLAPIQVVIVPIYKGLDQLDAISEKVEPLVKELRSRGITVKYDTRDTHKPGFKFNEYELKGVPVRLAVGQRDLANGTFEVARRDTLTKEIVKADEVVDKVVALMDEIQENIFKKALDYRQEHITEVDSYEEFKKVIEEKGGFVSAHWDGTAETEDKIKEDTKATIRCIPLDASEDAGKCMVTGKPSVRRVLFAKAY